Genomic DNA from Gemmatimonadota bacterium:
TCGCCGTTACGGCCAGGAGCACGAGTCCCAGCCGCAACAGTACGGACCGTCCCTGCCCGGAGAGTTCAACGCGCATGCGCTGTTCCATAGACTGGAAAGTCACGAAGAGCAGCAGGCACAGCAGGATGACCGCCAGGGCCATGTGGAGCGTAATGATCCCGGGCTGCAGGCCGGACCGGACCACCTGCCCGCCCAGCCAGCCCTGGAAGCCGACCAGCACGAAACACAGGCCAGCACAGTAAAAGATCACCGGCTGCGTCTTTCGATATCGAAGAGAACGCAGGAAGGTCACGAAGATGAGTATGCCAATGACGACGCCCACGAGCCGGTTGGCGTATTCGGTCCACATCTTGACCGGGTTGAAGTCCGCGGGATCGTAGCCCCTTTCCCGGACATAGGCCATGTCCAGCGCTTCCACGCTTGCCGGCGGCAGCCAGGAACCCCAGCACCGGGGCCAGTCGGGACAACCCAGGCCCGCGCCCGTTATCCGAACCAGGCTGCCGATAGTGATCAGCAGTAACGTCGCCGCCAGGGTGGCGAGGGCCGTTTTTTGAAAGGCGTTCATGATAGGGCATCATAGATCGCAATGCCTTTTTGGGCAAGGGATATCGGGCGTTGAACGACGGGCCCGTCGGCGGAAATTTGGTTGCCAATCCGGCCGCGTCGATGTATCTTGTGCCGTGCAGTTCGAGGCGGCTTTTCAAGGGGTATAGCTCAGCTGGTAGAGCGGCGGTCTCCAAAACCGTAGGTCGCGGGTTCGAATCCTGCTGCCCCTGTTCCATATCACAGGCCGAGCGCCGCCGCGGTCCACACGCCGGGCGCCGCCGCGGCTGACTTGCCGGAACGGACGGGCCATGTCTTTCTTCGAAGTGGAAACCTGGGTACCCAAGCCCGACCGGAAAGTCGATCACGACGAAATGATCCGGACCTGGTTCGCTTTCGTGGAAGCCCACAAAGACGACCTGTTCCCGGAATGGCGGTCCGCCCGCTACTTTCGCGAAGTGGAACACAAATCCGGCGTGGCCACGGGGCGCTACGTGATGGTGTTCGAATACGTGTCCCACGCAGGATTTCTCGCGTACAAGGAGAGGCGCAAGGACTGGTCGGGACCCTACGCCGAATACAGGAAAGTGGATCCCTACCAGTTCTTCGACCTGGATACCGTAACCGAGACCTGCTGGATGCCGGAAGAGCAGGACCGCTGGCTGGACTTCACCTGAGGACCACAAGAGACCACGACCAACCCGGTGTAACCATGCGTAATCAATACATACTCACGCCGTACTTCCTGGACCGGCACGACCCGGCGCTCCTCGACCTGGCGCGGGACGACTGGACCGTAAACGAAACGGCGCTGCAGGGCGACAGCGAGATGGCCCGCACCCTTTGCGTACACCGTGCCCTCGCCGACCGGGTCTCCGAAGCCGCGGAGGCCGGCAGGCGGCCGGTCAGCGTCGCGGGCGACTGTTGCGCGACCATACCGATCATGGCCGGGCTGCAGCGCGCCGGGATTCAACCCCTTTTCCTGTGGCTCGACGCCCACGGCGACTTCAACACCTGGGAGACGACGCCGAGCGGGTTCCTGGGCGGCATGCCGCTGGCCATGATGGTCGGACTGGGCGAGCAGACGATGGTCGAGAACCTGCACATGGATCCGATTCCCGACGGGGACGTCATCATGTCGGACGGCCGCGACCTGGACCCCGGTGAGCGGAAACTGGTCGAAGCATCCCGGTTGCGGCATTTCCCGGACGTGCTCGAACTCCTGAAGTGCGACCTGTCCGGCAGGCCGGTCTACGTCCATTTCGATACGGACATCCTGGATCCGTCGGAGGCGCCCGCCATGGGCTACCCGGCGCCAGGCGGACCGCCGTCAACCGACCTGGAGCGCGTGTTCCGCCACCTCGCGGATCATTGCGACATCGCCGCGCTCTCCATCTCCACCTGGCGTTCCAACATGGACGAAGACGGCCGCAGTAGGTCCCTGTGCATGGGCCTCTTCGAAATCCTGACCGGCTGACCGGCGATCCGGCTGACCGGCGATCCGGCTGACTGCGATCCTGCTGACTGGCGAGTCCTGCCTTGTCTTCCACCGATACCCTCTTCAAAGACCTGATCGTCATCGAGGCCGCGAACGTGCTCGCCGGCCCCGCCGTGGGCATGTTCTTTGCCGAACTCGGCGCCACGGTGATCAAGGTGGAGAACATCAAGACCGGCGGCGACACGACCCGTCAGTGGAAACTGCCCGCCGAAGACAGGAACTCCGATGTGTCCGCCTATTTCTCTTCGGTTAACTGGGGCAAGCGATCCATCGGCGTCGATTTCGCGATCCCTGCGGGATACGAGGTGATCGTGGACCTGGTACGGCGCGCCGACGTCTTCCTGCAGAGCTTCAAACCGGGCGACGCCCGCAAGTTCGGGCTCGACTACCCGGTCCTCCGCGATGTAAACGACCGGCTCATCTACGCGGATATCACTGCCTTTGGCGAGACAGACGAACGGCCGGGGTTCGATGCCGTCCTGCAGGCGGAGACCGGTTTCATGGGCATGAACGGTACCGAAACGAGCGGCCCGGTCAAGATGCCGGTGGCCCTGATCGACCTGCTGCTGGCCCATCAATTGAAAGAAGCCCTGCTGATCGCCCTCATCGAACGGATGCAGTCGGGACGGGGCTCGTACAACACGGTTTCGCTGTTCCAGTCCGGTGTCGCGTCTCTCGCCAACCAGGCCGCGAACTACCTGGTGGCCGGTACCGTGCCGGGCCGCGCAGGTTCCGATCACCCGAACATCGCGCCGTATGGAACGGTGTTCAGGACCTTGAACGGGGAACCCGTCGTGCTGGCCGTCGGCACCGATAGCCAGTTCCAGGCCCTATGCGAGGTCCTGGATATTCCCGAAGCCGCCGCGGACGGGCGGTTCGCCACCAACCAGCAACGCGTGGTCCACCGCGACGCGCTGAACGCGCTGCTGACGCAACGAATCGGCGGGCAGGAGAGGGACGCCTTGCTGACGGAGTTACAGGCGCGACAGGTACCGGCCGGCGCGGTCCGGCGTCTGGACGATGTTCTTGCCCACGCGTCCGTGGAACCGCTGCTGCTTCAAGGGAAGCGAAGCGACGGCGTCCCGATCCACGGCCTGCGCACGGTCGCTTTCGAAAGCGATGTCGTAACGCCCCCGCCCACACTGGATTCGCCTCCGGCATTCGATGCCGACAGTCGATATGTGCTTGCCGAAGTGCTGGGATATACGGAGGAACGGATTCAGGTGCTAAGGGACGCGGGAGCGGTCCTGTAGTCCAATCGTTTCAGGTGGTACGGTCCCTGTTCCAACGACCGGATTTCGGTTGCTGGCACTACGTGAAATGCCGTATATTAACACGGGTTGAAGGCGTGAGGGCGCGAAGCACACGGTACACTGCTGCGTCAAAATCCATTTGCGCCTCGGAATGCACAGGGAAGCCAGATGGACGTTGATATCGCAGCCTATTGCGCGCGCATCGGAGTCAGCGGCCCGCTGCCGCCAACGGCAGCGACACTGCGCCGGCTGCACCATGCGCACATGCTGGCCGTGCCCTTCGAGAACCTGGACATCCATTGGGGCCGCCCGATTGTGCTGGAGGAAGCGCGGCTCTTCGAGAAGCTCGTGACGCGGAGCCGCGGCGGATTCTGCTACGAGCAGAACGGCCTGTTTGCCCTGGTGCTGCGCGAACTCGGCTTCACGGTCGACCTGCTGGAGGCGCGCGTGGGCGCGAAACCCTGGGAGGACAGCCTGCCCTGGGACCATATGACGTTGCAGGTCACCCTGAAGGAGCGCTGGCTGGTGGATGTGGGCTTCGGTGACGGTTTTCGCGAACCGCTGTTACTGGACGAGGCGAGGCCGCAGGCGCGCTCGGATGGCATCTGGCGTGTGCAGCACGACGGCTGCGAGGGCCTGCATTCGAGCCGCACGACAGCCGGTGACTGGAAAACCGAGTATCGCTTCCGGCTGCGGCCGCGTCATCTGGTAGACTTTACGCCCGGTTGCGAGCATCACCAGCACTCGCCGGAGTCCCATTTTACGCAGCAGCGCTTGTGTTCGATCGCTACGAAGAC
This window encodes:
- a CDS encoding COX15/CtaA family protein, translating into MNAFQKTALATLAATLLLITIGSLVRITGAGLGCPDWPRCWGSWLPPASVEALDMAYVRERGYDPADFNPVKMWTEYANRLVGVVIGILIFVTFLRSLRYRKTQPVIFYCAGLCFVLVGFQGWLGGQVVRSGLQPGIITLHMALAVILLCLLLFVTFQSMEQRMRVELSGQGRSVLLRLGLVLLAVTAIQVLIGTQVREGIDPLIKDDGGLPRGEWLAQVGLVDHVHRFSSWMVLIAGVLLYRAVRRHGMIGRLPAAARFILAAILLQIALGVVLAYGGLPPGAQVLHLTLATLLVCGECMFLLMVRASRR
- a CDS encoding arylamine N-acetyltransferase, whose amino-acid sequence is MDVDIAAYCARIGVSGPLPPTAATLRRLHHAHMLAVPFENLDIHWGRPIVLEEARLFEKLVTRSRGGFCYEQNGLFALVLRELGFTVDLLEARVGAKPWEDSLPWDHMTLQVTLKERWLVDVGFGDGFREPLLLDEARPQARSDGIWRVQHDGCEGLHSSRTTAGDWKTEYRFRLRPRHLVDFTPGCEHHQHSPESHFTQQRLCSIATKTGRITLSDRCLIETEGFPSRAIAGSDKPENARRQERDLADEAEFLQLLRERFGIEP
- a CDS encoding CaiB/BaiF CoA-transferase family protein, which encodes MSSTDTLFKDLIVIEAANVLAGPAVGMFFAELGATVIKVENIKTGGDTTRQWKLPAEDRNSDVSAYFSSVNWGKRSIGVDFAIPAGYEVIVDLVRRADVFLQSFKPGDARKFGLDYPVLRDVNDRLIYADITAFGETDERPGFDAVLQAETGFMGMNGTETSGPVKMPVALIDLLLAHQLKEALLIALIERMQSGRGSYNTVSLFQSGVASLANQAANYLVAGTVPGRAGSDHPNIAPYGTVFRTLNGEPVVLAVGTDSQFQALCEVLDIPEAAADGRFATNQQRVVHRDALNALLTQRIGGQERDALLTELQARQVPAGAVRRLDDVLAHASVEPLLLQGKRSDGVPIHGLRTVAFESDVVTPPPTLDSPPAFDADSRYVLAEVLGYTEERIQVLRDAGAVL
- a CDS encoding arginase family protein, which gives rise to MRNQYILTPYFLDRHDPALLDLARDDWTVNETALQGDSEMARTLCVHRALADRVSEAAEAGRRPVSVAGDCCATIPIMAGLQRAGIQPLFLWLDAHGDFNTWETTPSGFLGGMPLAMMVGLGEQTMVENLHMDPIPDGDVIMSDGRDLDPGERKLVEASRLRHFPDVLELLKCDLSGRPVYVHFDTDILDPSEAPAMGYPAPGGPPSTDLERVFRHLADHCDIAALSISTWRSNMDEDGRSRSLCMGLFEILTG